From Anopheles darlingi chromosome 2, idAnoDarlMG_H_01, whole genome shotgun sequence, the proteins below share one genomic window:
- the LOC125951108 gene encoding diacylglycerol kinase theta isoform X5, with protein MAGGSEHTFGRKTFHKPTYCHHCSDLLWGLIGQGYICEVCNFIVHEKCVSNIVTPCLGIAPYLIRNPVAHCWSEPSHHKRKFCSVCRKRLDETPAVHCLICEYFAHVECQDFAIPDCKENATYVPGKELGHVKHQHHWREGNLPQSSKCAYCKKTCWSYECLTGYRCEWCGTTTHGGCRNNIQAECTFGTLQPIYLPPHAVSIPRTEVPMEAIIGVQNRNKGTPGIQRDYSCPRSISEEITIENRYRDDEYVPKGESSSSGTHPKPDSAHKPDKDKDKKDKEKEERDEETIKVFDGNCSYRRRIFRAITVPRTCTLEQLLTTALRAFHIARDSNLFFLTDVYGDEVRLQDPTPVPTLHRVEGKRPAIYLRFRDKENDHGFVRVYPGKLQVENAYVIIPVDNDTTVKDLICEALKKFGLQSHQIEDYRCSEILLDRGVTERVLSWNERPWEIMKQLGKDSIRQMELMRFYLQLKQDPHGPNLALFVGNLPPGLSQRNYEHILTEFLGFENKFSSIGPIYYEYGSLVITYENASKAVRAFQALRESKYEEKHLLVLLLPNIEPSMVPPGVQPLLVFVNVKSGGCQGLELISSFRKLLNPYQVFDLDNGGPLPGLYVFRHIQDYKILVCGGDGTIGWVLQCLDNVGQDSECSSPPCAIVPLGTGNDLARVLRWGAGYTGGEDPLNLLRDVIDAEEIRLDRWTVVFHPEDKPEDATPKAQPNSTVVGGAQSEDNSQIFVMNNYFGIGIDADLCLDFHNAREENPNKFNSRLHNKGVYVKMGLRKMVGRKMVKELHKELRLEVDGKVVELPPVEGIIILNILSWGSGANPWGPEKEDQFSKPNHWDGMLEVVGVTGVVHLGQIQSGLRSAMRIAQGGHIKIHLHSDIPVQVDGEPWVQSPGDVVVLKSALKATMLKKMKGKMKRRNTEPTMQVMGPSGIQMTLAAPQEPDEVDSNNTDF; from the exons TTTGCAACTTCATCGTGCACGAGAAGTGCGTGTCCAACATCGTGACACCGTGCCTGGGTATCGCACCGTACCTTATCCGGAACCCGGTGGCACACTGCTGGTCGGAACCGTCGCACCACAAGCGGAAGTTCTGTTCGGTTTGCCGCAAACGGTTGGACGAAACGCCGGCCGTACACTGTTTGA TATGCGAGTACTTTGCGCACGTCGAGTGTCAGGACTTTGCCATACCGGACTGCAAGGAGAATGCGACGTACGTGCCGGGCAAGGAGCTGGGCCACGtcaagcatcagcatcactggCGCGAAGGTAACCTGCCCCAGTCGTCCAAGTGTGCGTACTGCAAGAAGACGTGCTGGTCCTACGAATGCCTTACAG GTTATCGTTGTGAGTGGTGTGGTACGACGACGCACGGTGGCTGCCGGAACAACATACAGGCCGAGTGTACGTTCGGGACGCTGCAGCCCATCTACCTGCCACCGCATGCCGTCTCCATACCGCGAACGGAAGTGCCAATGGAAGCAATCATCGGGGTGCAGAACCGCAACAAGGGCACACCCGGCATACAGCGCGACTACTCGTGTC CTCGCAGCATCTCGGAGGAGATAACGATTGAGAACCGCTATCGGGACGATGAGTACGTACCGAAGGGCGAAAGTAGCAGCTCCGGCACTCACCCAAAGCCCGATTCTGCGCATAAACCCGATAAAGATAAGGATAAGAAAgataaggaaaaggaagagcgCGACGAAG AAACAATCAAGGTATTCGACGGAAACTGTTCATATCGAAGAAGAATATTTAGAGCCATCACCGTACCTAGAACATGCACCTTGGAACAACTGTTGACCACCGCCTTGAGGGCTTTCCACATAGCCAGGGATTCAAAC CTATTTTTTCTCACCGATGTCTATGGCGACGAGGTCAGGTTACAGGATCCTACACCAGTGCCAACCCTGCATAGGGTAGAGGGCAAAAGACCGGCAATCTACTTGAGATTTCG GGATAAGGAGAACGACCATGGCTTCGTGCGCGTCTACCCGGGTAAGCTGCAGGTGGAGAACGCTTACGTTATCATCCCGGTGGACAACGATACGACGGTCAAGGATCTGATCTGCGAGGCACTGAAGAAGTTCGGCCTGCAGAGCCACCAGATCGAGGACTATCGCTGCTCGGAGATACTGCTCGACCGCGGTGTCACCGAGCGGGTGCTCTCGTGGAACGAGCGACCATGGGAGATCATGAAGCAGCTGGGCAAGGACTCGATCCGCCAGATGGAGCTGATGCGCTTCTACCTGCAGCTGAAGCAGGATCCACACGGTCCCAATTTGGCACTGTTCGTCGGTAACCTGCCGCCCGGGCTGTCCCAGCGCAACTACGAGCACATACTGACCGAGTTTCTCGGCTTCGAGAACAAGTTCAGCAGCATCGGGCCCATCTACTACGAGTACGGTTCGCTGGTGATCACCTACGAAAATGCATCCAAAGCG GTTCGTGCATTCCAAGCGCTGAGGGAATCGAAGTACGAGGAGAAGCATCtgctcgtactgctgctgccgaacaTCGAACCGAGCATGGTACCGCCCGGCGTAcagccgctgctggtgtttgtCAACGTCAAGTCCGGCGGCTGCCAGGGACTAGAGCTTATTAGTAGTTTTCGTAAATTATTGAATCCATATCAAGTGTTTGATTTGGATAACGGTGGACCACTGCCTGG GCTGTACGTCTTCCGTCACATACAGGACTACAAGATTCTTGTCTGTGGCGGTGACGGTACGATTGGCTGGGTGCTACAGTGCCTGGACAACGTAGGCCAAGACTCGGAATGCTCTAGCCCACCGTGTGCTATCGTGCCCCTCGGTACCG GGAACGATCTTGCCCGAGTGCTCCGCTGGGGTGCCGGGTATACCGGGGGCGAGGATCCGCTTAATCTGCTGCGCGACGTGATCGACGCGGAGGAGATCCGGCTCGACCGCTGGACGGTGGTCTTCCATCCGGAGGACAAGCCGGAAGATGCGACTCCGAAAGCGCAGCCCAACTCAACcg TAGTTGGAGGGGCACAGAGCGAGGACAACTCGCAGATCTTCGTAATGAACAACTActttggcatcggcatcgatgcCGATCTGTGCCTGGATTTCCACAATGCGCGCGAGGAAAACCCGAACAAGTTCAACTCTCGGTTGCACAACAAGGGTGTGTACGTGAAGATGGGCCTGCGCAAGATGGTTGGCCGTAAGATGGTGAAGGAGCTGCACAAGGAGCTGCGGTTGGAGGTGGACGGTAAGGTCGTGGAGCTGCCACCAGTCGAGGGTATCATCATACTGAACATCCTCAG CTGGGGCTCGGGCGCTAATCCATGGGGCCCGGAAAAGGAGGATCAATTCAGCAAACCGAACCATTGGGACGGTATGCTGGAGGTCGTCGGCGTTACCGGAGTCGTGCATTTGGGCCAGATACAATCCGGTCTACGATCGGCCATGCGGATAGCACAG GGTGGTCACATCAAAATTCATCTTCATTCCGACATACCGGTGCAAGTCGACGGAGAGCCATGGGTGCAAAGTCCTGGCGATGTGGTTGTCCTGAAGTCGGCACTCAAG GCGACGatgttgaagaagatgaagggcAAGATGAAGCGGCGCAATACCGAGCCGACGATGCAGGTGATGGGACCCTCCGGTATCCAGATGACGCTAGCCGCCCCCCAGGAGCCGGACGAGGTCGACTCCAATAATACGGATTTTTGA
- the LOC125951108 gene encoding diacylglycerol kinase theta isoform X1, which yields MAGGSEHTFGRKTFHKPTYCHHCSDLLWGLIGQGYICEVCNFIVHEKCVSNIVTPCLGIAPYLIRNPVAHCWSEPSHHKRKFCSVCRKRLDETPAVHCLICEYFAHVECQDFAIPDCKENATYVPGKELGHVKHQHHWREGNLPQSSKCAYCKKTCWSYECLTGYRCEWCGTTTHGGCRNNIQAECTFGTLQPIYLPPHAVSIPRTEVPMEAIIGVQNRNKGTPGIQRDYSCPRSISEEITIENRYRDDEYVPKGESSSSGTHPKPDSAHKPDKDKDKKDKEKEERDEETIKVFDGNCSYRRRIFRAITVPRTCTLEQLLTTALRAFHIARDSNLFFLTDVYGDEVRLQDPTPVPTLHRVEGKRPAIYLRFRDKENDHGFVRVYPGKLQVENAYVIIPVDNDTTVKDLICEALKKFGLQSHQIEDYRCSEILLDRGVTERVLSWNERPWEIMKQLGKDSIRQMELMRFYLQLKQDPHGPNLALFVGNLPPGLSQRNYEHILTEFLGFENKFSSIGPIYYEYGSLVITYENASKAVRAFQALRESKYEEKHLLVLLLPNIEPSMVPPGVQPLLVFVNVKSGGCQGLELISSFRKLLNPYQVFDLDNGGPLPGLYVFRHIQDYKILVCGGDGTIGWVLQCLDNVGQDSECSSPPCAIVPLGTGNDLARVLRWGAGYTGGEDPLNLLRDVIDAEEIRLDRWTVVFHPEDKPEDATPKAQPNSTGKKKKIQQQQQQTQQQQQNQQHHHPSVAIVAANPAQVVGGAQSEDNSQIFVMNNYFGIGIDADLCLDFHNAREENPNKFNSRLHNKGVYVKMGLRKMVGRKMVKELHKELRLEVDGKVVELPPVEGIIILNILSWGSGANPWGPEKEDQFSKPNHWDGMLEVVGVTGVVHLGQIQSGLRSAMRIAQGGHIKIHLHSDIPVQVDGEPWVQSPGDVVVLKSALKATMLKKMKGKMKRRNTEPTMQVMGPSGIQMTLAAPQEPDEVDSNNTDF from the exons TTTGCAACTTCATCGTGCACGAGAAGTGCGTGTCCAACATCGTGACACCGTGCCTGGGTATCGCACCGTACCTTATCCGGAACCCGGTGGCACACTGCTGGTCGGAACCGTCGCACCACAAGCGGAAGTTCTGTTCGGTTTGCCGCAAACGGTTGGACGAAACGCCGGCCGTACACTGTTTGA TATGCGAGTACTTTGCGCACGTCGAGTGTCAGGACTTTGCCATACCGGACTGCAAGGAGAATGCGACGTACGTGCCGGGCAAGGAGCTGGGCCACGtcaagcatcagcatcactggCGCGAAGGTAACCTGCCCCAGTCGTCCAAGTGTGCGTACTGCAAGAAGACGTGCTGGTCCTACGAATGCCTTACAG GTTATCGTTGTGAGTGGTGTGGTACGACGACGCACGGTGGCTGCCGGAACAACATACAGGCCGAGTGTACGTTCGGGACGCTGCAGCCCATCTACCTGCCACCGCATGCCGTCTCCATACCGCGAACGGAAGTGCCAATGGAAGCAATCATCGGGGTGCAGAACCGCAACAAGGGCACACCCGGCATACAGCGCGACTACTCGTGTC CTCGCAGCATCTCGGAGGAGATAACGATTGAGAACCGCTATCGGGACGATGAGTACGTACCGAAGGGCGAAAGTAGCAGCTCCGGCACTCACCCAAAGCCCGATTCTGCGCATAAACCCGATAAAGATAAGGATAAGAAAgataaggaaaaggaagagcgCGACGAAG AAACAATCAAGGTATTCGACGGAAACTGTTCATATCGAAGAAGAATATTTAGAGCCATCACCGTACCTAGAACATGCACCTTGGAACAACTGTTGACCACCGCCTTGAGGGCTTTCCACATAGCCAGGGATTCAAAC CTATTTTTTCTCACCGATGTCTATGGCGACGAGGTCAGGTTACAGGATCCTACACCAGTGCCAACCCTGCATAGGGTAGAGGGCAAAAGACCGGCAATCTACTTGAGATTTCG GGATAAGGAGAACGACCATGGCTTCGTGCGCGTCTACCCGGGTAAGCTGCAGGTGGAGAACGCTTACGTTATCATCCCGGTGGACAACGATACGACGGTCAAGGATCTGATCTGCGAGGCACTGAAGAAGTTCGGCCTGCAGAGCCACCAGATCGAGGACTATCGCTGCTCGGAGATACTGCTCGACCGCGGTGTCACCGAGCGGGTGCTCTCGTGGAACGAGCGACCATGGGAGATCATGAAGCAGCTGGGCAAGGACTCGATCCGCCAGATGGAGCTGATGCGCTTCTACCTGCAGCTGAAGCAGGATCCACACGGTCCCAATTTGGCACTGTTCGTCGGTAACCTGCCGCCCGGGCTGTCCCAGCGCAACTACGAGCACATACTGACCGAGTTTCTCGGCTTCGAGAACAAGTTCAGCAGCATCGGGCCCATCTACTACGAGTACGGTTCGCTGGTGATCACCTACGAAAATGCATCCAAAGCG GTTCGTGCATTCCAAGCGCTGAGGGAATCGAAGTACGAGGAGAAGCATCtgctcgtactgctgctgccgaacaTCGAACCGAGCATGGTACCGCCCGGCGTAcagccgctgctggtgtttgtCAACGTCAAGTCCGGCGGCTGCCAGGGACTAGAGCTTATTAGTAGTTTTCGTAAATTATTGAATCCATATCAAGTGTTTGATTTGGATAACGGTGGACCACTGCCTGG GCTGTACGTCTTCCGTCACATACAGGACTACAAGATTCTTGTCTGTGGCGGTGACGGTACGATTGGCTGGGTGCTACAGTGCCTGGACAACGTAGGCCAAGACTCGGAATGCTCTAGCCCACCGTGTGCTATCGTGCCCCTCGGTACCG GGAACGATCTTGCCCGAGTGCTCCGCTGGGGTGCCGGGTATACCGGGGGCGAGGATCCGCTTAATCTGCTGCGCGACGTGATCGACGCGGAGGAGATCCGGCTCGACCGCTGGACGGTGGTCTTCCATCCGGAGGACAAGCCGGAAGATGCGACTCCGAAAGCGCAGCCCAACTCAACcggtaagaagaagaaaatacagcaacaacagcaacaaacacaacagcaacagcagaaccagcaacatcatcatccgtcgGTGGCGATCGTGGCCGCCAACCCGGCACAAG TAGTTGGAGGGGCACAGAGCGAGGACAACTCGCAGATCTTCGTAATGAACAACTActttggcatcggcatcgatgcCGATCTGTGCCTGGATTTCCACAATGCGCGCGAGGAAAACCCGAACAAGTTCAACTCTCGGTTGCACAACAAGGGTGTGTACGTGAAGATGGGCCTGCGCAAGATGGTTGGCCGTAAGATGGTGAAGGAGCTGCACAAGGAGCTGCGGTTGGAGGTGGACGGTAAGGTCGTGGAGCTGCCACCAGTCGAGGGTATCATCATACTGAACATCCTCAG CTGGGGCTCGGGCGCTAATCCATGGGGCCCGGAAAAGGAGGATCAATTCAGCAAACCGAACCATTGGGACGGTATGCTGGAGGTCGTCGGCGTTACCGGAGTCGTGCATTTGGGCCAGATACAATCCGGTCTACGATCGGCCATGCGGATAGCACAG GGTGGTCACATCAAAATTCATCTTCATTCCGACATACCGGTGCAAGTCGACGGAGAGCCATGGGTGCAAAGTCCTGGCGATGTGGTTGTCCTGAAGTCGGCACTCAAG GCGACGatgttgaagaagatgaagggcAAGATGAAGCGGCGCAATACCGAGCCGACGATGCAGGTGATGGGACCCTCCGGTATCCAGATGACGCTAGCCGCCCCCCAGGAGCCGGACGAGGTCGACTCCAATAATACGGATTTTTGA